In one window of Phycisphaerales bacterium DNA:
- a CDS encoding thioesterase domain-containing protein, with product MAEPAQTHAPNRPDGHAHEDAAPDRGPRPRLILMPGMGTDGRALQPQRAIDADVTVLEWLEPDEREPLDRYAGRLADGLDLKGTADRKAPPPSVAPGSVGPLYVGGVSLGAMIALELGRVLHARRERTGAPVAGIFIIGGAQSGEQIATPLRCSAWLARHTVFPRVLVRPSLPIVARFVKFSEGLDDEQRRLVRDMLQDLSTPMLRWQATAACAWALDGDPAAPVHSIHGAQDGVITRQEGEVDQMVEGGKHLINMTHADEVNAFIEARMAAAGA from the coding sequence ATGGCCGAGCCCGCCCAGACGCACGCGCCGAACCGGCCCGATGGCCACGCGCACGAGGACGCCGCGCCCGATCGGGGCCCGCGGCCGCGCCTCATCCTCATGCCCGGCATGGGCACCGATGGCCGGGCCCTCCAGCCCCAGCGGGCCATCGACGCCGACGTCACCGTCCTCGAGTGGCTCGAGCCCGACGAGCGCGAGCCGCTCGACCGCTACGCGGGGCGGCTGGCCGATGGGCTGGACCTGAAGGGCACGGCGGACAGGAAAGCGCCGCCGCCTTCCGTCGCGCCTGGGTCTGTCGGGCCGCTGTATGTCGGCGGCGTGTCGCTGGGCGCTATGATCGCACTCGAGCTCGGCCGCGTGCTGCACGCCCGGCGCGAGCGAACGGGCGCGCCCGTCGCGGGCATCTTCATCATCGGCGGGGCGCAGTCGGGCGAGCAGATCGCCACGCCGCTGCGCTGCTCGGCCTGGCTGGCGCGGCACACGGTGTTTCCCAGGGTGCTCGTCCGCCCCTCGCTCCCGATCGTCGCGCGCTTCGTGAAGTTCAGCGAGGGGCTCGACGACGAGCAGCGAAGGCTCGTGCGCGACATGCTGCAGGACCTCTCGACGCCCATGCTCCGCTGGCAGGCGACCGCCGCCTGCGCATGGGCGCTCGACGGCGATCCGGCGGCGCCGGTGCACAGCATCCACGGGGCCCAGGATGGCGTGATTACTCGTCAAGAAGGCGAGGTCGACCAGATGGTCGAGGGCGGCAAGCACCTGATCAACATGACCCACGCGGATGAAGTGAACGCGTTCATCGAGGCCCGGATGGCCGCGGCCGGGGCCTAG
- a CDS encoding site-specific DNA-methyltransferase — protein MAKKKRSSKSGGSTTTADYRHTKDKRANNPPAKIAAEGVVPALPKARYAYSPHRPPTLRFDPDGEYVALLEKARQQPLSDEEAATLRAALEAREPWLEWAEKAEQHQRGFFEVDPVALHIHERVSAQAILRAAARQDVERTLFADPQQEYHEAVQFYKHQVDWSNRLILGDSLQVMSSLARRENLAGKVQCIYIDPPYGIKFASNFQPEVGKRDVKDKQEDLTREPEMVRAYRDTWHLGIHSYLSYLRDRLTVARELLADSGSVFVQISDENEHRVRMLMDEVFGPNQFVAIIAFVKTGGFGSSLSVKGVADYLIWYCRDRDHMKLRRLYSLKNAIEGASKKYNTIEFESGECRTFAQAGYERSDVLPERARVLREDNATSQGNPEHSIIINGVEFSQTWKTNPSGLLRLRDAERLTPSGKTASYIRYIEDFPASQLTNVWSDIGGIQSRSESKLYVVQTAAEAVKRCMLMTTDPGDLVLDPTCGSGTTASVAEQWGRRWITIDTSRVAVAVARQRLLTDQYEHYRVANEGVDEATGTDPNSGFVYNTVPHVKLGSIAQDTNLDPIFAKHQPILDKALAECNAAITEINDENHLALTRKLGYKIASAGWRGLTHGDERQWLLPGTKQETIEQGVADGLKGTKKKATAKQIRSLVDKVPSPAEVGPSSVPEGGMGWEHWQVPFEPDGAYPKRLADAVTAYRKAWRAKMDEVNACIEANATQEELVDQPEKVPGVVRVSGPFTVEAVQPPEMSLGDVVDVGFGGEPEELEAFDDEDMPREIRMVESRGDVEAANAAAYLRRMFQLIRDDGVRFPNNKHMAWASEEQGEPLTPLFEDGRSDMIHAQGQWMEQGEGTVLADKVAVAFGPQYGPVTAKMVEDLVRAANRAGYDALVIAGFSFDGMAQSAIEEAQHPNLKIHMSNISPTANPAMDGLLKDPDKQKGGKGAKSTGKSSQQLFTVFGQPRVSIEGPDEDGEYVVTMEGVDIYDPVSNTIEPTGAKKVAAWFLDGDYDGRTFCITQAFFPDRSAWEKLAKALGSKGGGVIDDERFEALAGTESLPFPPGKHKRAAVKVIDPRGNEVMKVVGL, from the coding sequence ATGGCCAAGAAGAAGCGTTCCAGCAAGTCTGGCGGGTCGACCACCACCGCCGACTACCGCCACACCAAGGACAAGCGGGCCAACAACCCGCCGGCGAAGATCGCCGCCGAGGGGGTGGTGCCGGCGCTGCCCAAGGCCCGGTACGCGTACAGCCCGCACCGGCCGCCCACGCTGCGGTTCGACCCCGATGGCGAGTACGTGGCGCTGCTGGAGAAGGCCCGCCAGCAGCCGCTGAGCGACGAGGAGGCGGCCACGCTGCGGGCGGCGCTCGAGGCGCGCGAGCCCTGGCTGGAGTGGGCCGAGAAGGCCGAGCAACACCAGCGCGGGTTCTTCGAGGTCGACCCCGTGGCCCTGCACATCCACGAGCGGGTCAGCGCCCAGGCCATCTTGCGGGCGGCGGCCCGGCAGGACGTGGAGCGCACGCTCTTCGCCGACCCGCAGCAGGAGTACCACGAGGCCGTTCAGTTCTACAAGCACCAGGTCGATTGGAGCAACCGGCTGATCCTGGGCGACTCGCTGCAGGTCATGTCGTCGCTTGCGCGGCGGGAGAATCTGGCGGGGAAGGTCCAGTGCATCTACATCGACCCGCCCTACGGCATCAAGTTCGCGAGCAACTTCCAGCCCGAGGTCGGCAAGCGCGACGTGAAGGACAAGCAGGAGGATCTGACACGCGAGCCAGAGATGGTGCGGGCGTACCGGGATACGTGGCACCTGGGGATCCACTCGTACTTGTCGTATCTGCGCGATCGGTTGACGGTCGCGAGGGAGTTGCTGGCGGATTCGGGCAGTGTCTTTGTGCAGATTAGTGATGAGAATGAGCATCGAGTCAGGATGCTCATGGACGAGGTCTTCGGGCCCAATCAGTTCGTAGCAATCATCGCATTTGTGAAGACCGGCGGTTTCGGTAGTAGCTTGTCTGTGAAAGGCGTTGCCGATTACCTAATCTGGTATTGTCGCGATCGCGACCACATGAAGCTGCGCAGGTTATACTCGCTAAAGAATGCCATCGAAGGTGCCAGCAAGAAATACAATACGATCGAGTTCGAAAGCGGCGAATGTCGCACATTCGCACAAGCCGGATACGAAAGGAGCGACGTGCTTCCGGAGCGAGCGCGTGTTCTTCGTGAAGACAATGCGACCTCGCAAGGCAATCCTGAGCACTCGATAATCATAAACGGCGTCGAGTTTTCGCAGACCTGGAAGACTAATCCGTCGGGGCTTCTCAGGTTGCGAGATGCGGAACGGTTGACCCCTTCCGGCAAGACTGCGAGCTACATCCGTTACATTGAGGACTTCCCAGCTTCGCAGCTTACAAACGTTTGGTCGGACATTGGCGGCATCCAGTCGAGATCGGAATCAAAACTGTATGTTGTGCAGACGGCCGCTGAAGCTGTGAAACGATGCATGCTTATGACGACTGATCCGGGTGATCTTGTCCTGGATCCCACTTGCGGATCCGGCACAACAGCGTCGGTAGCCGAGCAATGGGGACGACGTTGGATTACCATAGACACTAGCCGCGTCGCGGTGGCCGTCGCCAGACAGCGGTTGCTGACAGATCAGTACGAGCACTATCGGGTTGCAAACGAAGGCGTCGATGAAGCTACAGGAACAGATCCAAATAGTGGATTTGTCTATAACACGGTTCCGCACGTGAAGCTTGGCTCCATCGCCCAGGACACGAATCTCGATCCCATCTTCGCCAAGCACCAGCCCATTCTCGACAAGGCGCTAGCCGAGTGCAACGCGGCGATCACCGAGATCAACGATGAGAACCACCTGGCACTCACACGCAAACTCGGCTACAAGATCGCCAGCGCCGGCTGGCGTGGCCTGACTCATGGCGATGAACGCCAGTGGCTGTTGCCCGGGACGAAGCAGGAAACCATCGAGCAGGGCGTCGCCGACGGGTTGAAAGGCACCAAGAAGAAGGCCACGGCCAAGCAGATCCGTTCGCTGGTTGACAAGGTGCCGTCGCCCGCCGAGGTTGGTCCAAGCAGCGTGCCCGAAGGCGGCATGGGCTGGGAGCATTGGCAGGTGCCCTTCGAGCCCGATGGGGCATATCCAAAACGACTGGCCGACGCGGTGACCGCGTATCGCAAGGCTTGGCGGGCCAAGATGGACGAGGTCAACGCCTGCATCGAGGCCAACGCGACGCAGGAGGAACTGGTCGACCAGCCCGAGAAGGTGCCCGGCGTGGTCCGCGTGTCGGGGCCGTTCACCGTCGAGGCCGTGCAGCCGCCGGAGATGAGCCTGGGCGATGTCGTCGACGTCGGGTTCGGGGGCGAGCCGGAAGAACTGGAAGCCTTCGACGACGAGGACATGCCGCGCGAGATCCGTATGGTCGAGTCACGCGGCGACGTCGAGGCCGCCAACGCCGCGGCCTACCTGCGCCGCATGTTCCAACTCATCCGCGACGACGGCGTGCGTTTCCCCAACAACAAGCACATGGCCTGGGCATCCGAAGAGCAGGGCGAGCCGCTAACGCCGTTGTTCGAGGATGGCCGCAGCGACATGATCCACGCCCAGGGCCAGTGGATGGAGCAGGGCGAGGGCACGGTCCTTGCCGACAAGGTCGCCGTGGCCTTCGGCCCCCAGTACGGCCCGGTGACGGCCAAGATGGTCGAGGACCTGGTGCGGGCGGCCAACCGCGCCGGCTACGACGCCCTGGTGATCGCCGGCTTCAGCTTCGACGGCATGGCCCAATCGGCCATCGAGGAAGCCCAGCACCCCAACCTGAAGATCCACATGTCCAACATCAGCCCCACGGCCAACCCGGCGATGGACGGCCTGCTGAAGGACCCCGACAAGCAGAAGGGCGGCAAGGGCGCCAAGAGCACCGGCAAGAGCAGCCAGCAGCTCTTCACCGTCTTCGGCCAGCCCCGCGTGAGCATCGAGGGGCCCGACGAGGACGGCGAGTACGTGGTGACGATGGAGGGCGTGGACATCTACGACCCTGTGAGCAACACCATCGAGCCCACGGGGGCCAAGAAGGTCGCCGCCTGGTTCCTCGATGGCGACTACGACGGCCGCACCTTCTGCATCACCCAGGCCTTCTTCCCCGACCGCTCGGCGTGGGAGAAGCTGGCGAAGGCACTGGGGTCGAAGGGCGGGGGCGTGATCGACGACGAGCGGTTCGAGGCGCTTGCTGGGACCGAGAGCCTGCCCTTCCCGCCCGGCAAGCACAAGCGGGCGGCGGTGAAAGTGATCGATCCGCGGGGGAATGAGGTGATGAAGGTGGTGGGGTTGTGA
- the katG gene encoding catalase/peroxidase HPI — protein MTTMDTSSGAPSHSNGQGGAKCPFRGGRVGGAFGSRPTISDWWPNRLPVELLHQDPPQANPLGDVDYQKAFEALDLKAVKEDIRKVLTDSQPWWPADYGHYGPQMVRMAWHAAGTYRIADGRGGASAGLQRFAPTNSWDDNGNIDKSRRLLWPVKKKYGAALSWADLMILTGNVALEDMGFKTYGFGGGRIDAWEPDRGMYFGSEFWDGKGVNEFARAKDAHATQPGDHPGEMVTRTKRWTGKPGDENYDLEAPLAASFQGLIYVHPEGPLRDGDPQSAIADIRETFKRMAMNDEETVALIAGGHAFGKSHGAVPADKIGPAPEGAPISAMGMGWKNEEGSGYAKYAMTSGIEGAWTPEPIKWDNAYLENLFKYEWELTRSPAGGIQYKPKDASAPKTPDAHEPGQQNELMMLTTDIALKVDPEYNKICQKFLADFDYFSDCFARAWFKLTHRDMGPKSRYLGPEVPSEDLVWQDPVPAVDHDLVTESDVANLKQAILSSGLSVGQLVSAAWASASSYRDSDKRGGANGARIALDPQKNWAVNRPEELAKTLDALRKIQGEFNKSQSGNKKISLADLIVLGGCAAIEKAAKDAGVSATVPFTPGRTDCPAETMDEHTDVESFDWLQPVVDGFRNYVNTKVRIDIAPERIFLDRANLLTLTAPEWTVLVGGLRVLDQNFDHSKHGVFTDRPGVLSNDFFTTLTSMDYEWEPADPMEMGFYLKDRATGETKHTATRLDLVFGSNSQLRNLAEVYAANDGHERMVRDFIAAWNKVMMLDRFDVKN, from the coding sequence ATGACCACCATGGATACCTCATCGGGCGCCCCGTCGCACTCCAACGGCCAGGGCGGGGCCAAGTGCCCCTTCCGCGGCGGCCGCGTGGGCGGGGCCTTCGGCAGCCGCCCCACCATCAGCGACTGGTGGCCCAACCGCCTGCCCGTCGAGCTGCTCCACCAGGACCCGCCCCAGGCCAACCCGCTGGGGGACGTGGACTACCAGAAGGCCTTCGAGGCCCTGGACCTCAAGGCCGTCAAGGAGGACATCCGCAAGGTGCTCACCGACAGCCAGCCCTGGTGGCCGGCCGACTACGGGCACTACGGGCCGCAGATGGTGCGCATGGCCTGGCACGCGGCGGGGACGTACCGCATCGCCGACGGCCGCGGCGGGGCGAGCGCCGGGCTGCAGCGCTTCGCGCCGACCAACTCGTGGGACGACAACGGCAACATCGACAAGAGCCGCCGCCTGCTCTGGCCGGTCAAGAAGAAGTACGGCGCCGCGCTCAGCTGGGCCGACCTGATGATCCTCACCGGCAACGTGGCGCTCGAGGACATGGGCTTCAAGACCTATGGCTTCGGCGGCGGGCGCATCGACGCGTGGGAGCCCGACCGTGGCATGTACTTCGGCAGCGAGTTCTGGGATGGCAAGGGCGTCAACGAGTTCGCCCGCGCCAAAGACGCCCACGCCACCCAGCCGGGCGACCACCCCGGCGAGATGGTCACGCGCACCAAGCGCTGGACCGGCAAGCCCGGCGACGAGAACTACGACCTGGAGGCCCCGCTGGCGGCCAGCTTCCAGGGCCTGATCTACGTGCACCCCGAGGGCCCGCTGCGCGATGGCGACCCCCAGAGCGCCATCGCCGACATCCGCGAGACCTTCAAGCGCATGGCCATGAACGACGAGGAGACGGTGGCCCTGATCGCCGGCGGGCACGCCTTTGGCAAGAGCCACGGCGCCGTTCCGGCCGACAAGATCGGCCCCGCGCCCGAAGGCGCCCCCATCAGCGCCATGGGCATGGGCTGGAAGAACGAGGAGGGCAGCGGCTACGCCAAGTACGCCATGACCAGCGGCATCGAGGGCGCGTGGACGCCCGAGCCCATCAAGTGGGACAACGCCTACCTGGAGAACCTCTTCAAGTACGAGTGGGAGCTGACGCGCAGCCCCGCCGGCGGCATCCAGTACAAGCCCAAGGACGCCAGCGCGCCCAAGACGCCCGATGCGCACGAGCCGGGCCAGCAGAACGAGCTGATGATGCTCACCACCGACATCGCGCTGAAGGTCGATCCCGAATACAACAAGATCTGCCAGAAGTTCCTGGCCGACTTTGACTACTTCTCCGACTGCTTCGCCCGCGCGTGGTTCAAGCTGACCCACCGCGACATGGGCCCCAAGAGCCGCTACCTGGGCCCCGAGGTGCCCAGCGAAGACCTGGTCTGGCAGGACCCGGTGCCCGCGGTCGACCACGACCTGGTGACCGAGAGCGACGTGGCGAACCTCAAGCAGGCGATCCTGTCGAGCGGGCTCTCGGTCGGCCAGCTGGTCTCGGCGGCGTGGGCCTCCGCCTCGTCGTACCGCGACTCGGACAAGCGCGGCGGCGCCAACGGCGCCCGCATCGCGCTCGACCCACAGAAGAACTGGGCCGTGAATCGACCCGAAGAGCTCGCCAAGACGCTCGACGCGCTGCGGAAGATCCAGGGCGAGTTCAACAAGTCGCAGTCCGGCAACAAGAAGATCTCCCTGGCCGACCTCATCGTTCTCGGCGGCTGCGCGGCCATCGAGAAGGCCGCCAAGGACGCCGGCGTCAGCGCCACCGTGCCCTTCACCCCCGGCCGCACCGACTGCCCGGCCGAGACCATGGACGAGCACACCGACGTCGAGAGCTTCGACTGGCTCCAGCCGGTGGTCGACGGCTTCCGCAACTACGTGAACACGAAGGTGCGCATCGACATCGCCCCCGAGCGGATCTTCCTGGACCGCGCCAACCTGCTGACGCTCACCGCCCCCGAGTGGACGGTGCTCGTCGGCGGCCTGCGCGTGCTCGACCAGAACTTCGATCACTCCAAGCACGGCGTCTTCACGGATCGTCCCGGCGTGCTGAGCAACGACTTTTTCACCACGCTGACCAGCATGGACTACGAGTGGGAGCCGGCCGACCCGATGGAGATGGGCTTCTACCTGAAGGACCGGGCCACGGGCGAGACGAAGCACACCGCCACGCGCCTGGACCTCGTCTTCGGCAGCAACTCCCAGCTTCGCAACCTGGCCGAGGTCTACGCCGCCAACGATGGCCACGAGCGGATGGTGCGCGACTTCATCGCCGCCTGGAACAAGGTGATGATGCTGGACCGCTTCGATGTAAAGAACTAA
- a CDS encoding Z1 domain-containing protein gives MQTAGSFYTRYRQTRGHYDAETFECAEDTVSALLDKPTSEDHPGMLLGKVQSGKTRTYVSALALAFDNGYDVAIVLTKNSRALSEQTLKRLDDEFKPFVEDHELELFDIMTAPTSFTAFELEAKLVFVAKKQKHNLERLIELISNGCPALAHKKILVIDDEADAASIGYTKKKDIIEARTIAKLVSDLRATAQDVSFLQVTATPYSLYLQPSDVAISNSPDFRPTRPAFTKLVPVPDSYVGGDVYFGERARSEQRSLERCIHVSVPQAELDVVRSPDRRRFKIEQALEHQAIDGLRRAFVTFIVGGSIQRLNGIAAHVPSRRLRYSFLLHSEQAKGSHNWQVQIFEELYRQFAEQAAGDTKLFRGLVEDAYADLAQSVLFDGGRLPKLDEVLDATREAMENEFVTISKVNSDDDVVAMLDKDGQLKLRSPLNIFIGGQVLDRGVTLANLLGFYYGRRPNKFQQDTVLQHSRMYGYRRQDLAVTRFYTSHYIRQAMFEMEEFDSALRAAIEDGHDTGVQFIRTSANGSIVPCSPNKILVATTQTLRPFRRILPIGFQSGYKTYIEEKVARIDEHVSRTCGFNADRPVLVSLDEALGLLDLIKSTLEYDKKDDVEPFNWAVASDVLRHLATHHDDPKLRGKVYLWAARGRQSARFASAGTHARFIETPDSEKTEGQLARTYAKDHPILFVLRQEGEKTKGWRDTPFYWPVIRAQANAPTTIYSPDAVEE, from the coding sequence ATGCAGACCGCTGGCTCCTTCTACACGAGGTACCGTCAGACTCGCGGCCACTACGACGCGGAGACCTTCGAGTGCGCCGAGGACACGGTTTCGGCCCTGCTCGACAAGCCGACCTCCGAGGACCATCCCGGCATGTTGCTCGGCAAGGTCCAGAGCGGCAAGACTCGCACCTACGTCAGCGCGCTGGCCCTCGCCTTCGACAACGGCTACGACGTCGCGATCGTCCTGACGAAAAACTCTCGCGCGCTCTCGGAGCAGACGCTCAAGCGGCTGGACGACGAGTTCAAGCCCTTCGTCGAGGACCACGAGCTCGAACTCTTCGACATCATGACGGCGCCGACGTCCTTCACCGCGTTCGAGTTGGAGGCCAAGCTCGTCTTTGTGGCCAAGAAGCAGAAGCACAACCTGGAACGGCTCATCGAGTTGATCTCCAACGGCTGCCCCGCCCTGGCGCACAAGAAGATCCTTGTAATCGACGACGAGGCCGACGCCGCCTCTATCGGCTACACGAAGAAGAAGGACATCATCGAAGCGAGGACGATCGCCAAGCTCGTCAGCGACCTTCGCGCCACTGCCCAGGATGTGTCGTTCCTCCAGGTCACGGCCACGCCGTATTCGCTGTACCTCCAGCCCAGCGACGTGGCGATCAGCAACAGCCCGGACTTCCGTCCCACGCGGCCGGCGTTCACGAAGCTGGTGCCGGTGCCCGACTCGTACGTTGGCGGCGACGTCTACTTCGGCGAGCGAGCCCGATCCGAGCAGCGGTCGCTCGAGCGGTGCATCCACGTCTCGGTGCCCCAGGCTGAACTCGACGTCGTCCGGTCGCCAGACCGGCGGCGGTTCAAGATCGAGCAAGCGTTGGAACACCAGGCCATCGACGGGTTGCGCCGCGCGTTCGTAACGTTCATCGTCGGCGGATCGATCCAGCGGCTGAACGGCATCGCCGCCCACGTCCCGTCGCGGCGGCTGCGGTACTCGTTCCTGCTGCATTCTGAGCAGGCTAAGGGCTCGCACAACTGGCAGGTGCAGATCTTCGAAGAACTTTACCGCCAGTTCGCAGAGCAGGCCGCGGGCGACACCAAGCTGTTCCGCGGCCTGGTCGAGGACGCGTACGCGGACCTGGCTCAGTCCGTTCTGTTCGACGGGGGCCGGTTACCGAAGCTGGACGAGGTGCTCGATGCGACACGCGAGGCCATGGAGAACGAGTTCGTCACCATCAGCAAGGTCAACTCCGACGACGACGTGGTCGCCATGCTCGACAAGGACGGCCAACTCAAGCTTCGCAGCCCGCTGAACATCTTCATCGGCGGGCAGGTGCTCGACCGCGGCGTGACGCTGGCCAACCTGCTGGGCTTCTACTACGGGCGTCGGCCCAACAAGTTCCAGCAGGACACCGTGCTCCAGCACTCGCGCATGTACGGGTACCGGCGGCAGGACCTAGCCGTGACCCGCTTCTACACGAGCCACTACATCCGCCAGGCCATGTTCGAGATGGAAGAGTTCGACTCGGCGCTCCGTGCGGCCATCGAAGATGGCCACGACACAGGCGTGCAGTTCATCCGTACGTCGGCCAACGGCTCGATCGTGCCGTGCAGTCCCAACAAGATCCTGGTCGCCACGACGCAGACGCTCCGACCCTTCCGTCGGATTCTCCCCATTGGCTTTCAGTCTGGATACAAGACCTACATCGAGGAGAAGGTTGCCAGAATCGACGAGCATGTGTCGCGCACCTGCGGCTTCAACGCCGATCGCCCTGTGCTGGTTTCGCTCGATGAGGCCCTGGGGCTCCTCGATCTGATCAAGTCAACCCTCGAATACGACAAGAAGGACGATGTCGAGCCGTTCAACTGGGCCGTGGCGAGCGACGTGCTGCGGCACCTGGCGACACACCACGACGACCCCAAGCTGCGGGGCAAGGTGTACCTCTGGGCAGCCAGGGGTCGCCAGTCTGCTCGGTTCGCCAGCGCGGGCACGCACGCCAGGTTCATCGAAACGCCCGACTCGGAGAAGACAGAAGGCCAACTCGCCCGAACCTACGCGAAAGATCATCCCATCCTGTTCGTGCTGCGGCAGGAAGGCGAGAAGACCAAGGGGTGGCGTGACACGCCATTCTATTGGCCGGTGATCCGCGCCCAGGCAAACGCGCCCACGACGATCTACTCGCCTGATGCGGTCGAGGAGTAA
- a CDS encoding alpha/beta hydrolase, translated as MHRRTAWLGTPPRPIVTLALLSLALGLLPACAAKLEPLMPTPALFTETGVDPMAHIPEEERWVPRRVFYATTRERTSTRRDIAYGNREADHLSMGVALVGFGPEDMTWADLRAATVTPGTDGRPPLTINGVFEAGRFAVDATADQAAEPNRAGWVLDNIDQAVRTARDPDILVYVHGAKVDFYNACAFAAQLDHFMGRDLTSLAFAWPTHQSILSYGVGGDVGRAYHAAPALATLLEVLASDTSARRIHVLCWSAGGRVTSRAMALLRERHPDLDHAELQEKLRLGTVYFAAADVPADQFLEALPAIHDLSREVVVTQSDHDGALASAERFMGGEARIGLLHAATVAEEHRGWLLDLERFHVINVSRGSGERGFDITGHRYWFNHPWASSDVVLSIRTDLSPAERGLVGTAPEDQPDRDPIVWSIPADYPDRLRGLGAVRGTAPLREWTPEADPVR; from the coding sequence ATGCACCGACGAACCGCCTGGCTCGGGACCCCACCCCGCCCCATCGTGACGCTTGCGCTGCTCTCGCTCGCCCTCGGCCTGCTGCCCGCGTGCGCGGCGAAGCTCGAGCCGCTGATGCCCACGCCGGCCCTCTTCACCGAGACGGGCGTGGACCCGATGGCCCACATCCCCGAGGAGGAGCGCTGGGTGCCCCGCCGCGTCTTCTACGCGACGACGCGCGAACGCACGAGCACGCGGCGCGATATCGCCTACGGCAACCGCGAGGCCGACCACCTCTCGATGGGCGTCGCGCTGGTCGGCTTCGGGCCCGAGGACATGACCTGGGCCGACCTGCGGGCCGCCACCGTCACGCCCGGGACGGACGGCCGCCCGCCGCTGACCATCAACGGCGTGTTCGAGGCCGGCCGCTTCGCGGTCGACGCGACGGCCGACCAGGCCGCCGAGCCCAACCGCGCCGGCTGGGTGCTGGACAACATCGATCAGGCCGTGCGCACCGCCCGCGACCCGGACATCCTGGTCTACGTGCACGGGGCCAAGGTCGACTTCTACAACGCCTGCGCCTTCGCGGCCCAGCTGGACCACTTCATGGGCCGCGATCTCACCTCGCTGGCGTTCGCGTGGCCCACGCACCAGAGCATCCTGTCCTACGGCGTGGGCGGGGACGTGGGGCGGGCCTACCACGCCGCGCCGGCGCTGGCGACCTTGCTCGAGGTGCTGGCCTCTGACACCAGCGCCCGGCGCATCCACGTCTTGTGCTGGAGCGCGGGCGGCCGCGTGACGTCGCGGGCGATGGCCCTCTTGCGCGAGCGGCATCCGGATCTTGACCACGCGGAGCTGCAGGAGAAGCTCCGCCTGGGCACGGTCTACTTCGCCGCCGCCGACGTGCCGGCCGACCAGTTCCTCGAGGCGCTGCCGGCGATCCACGATCTCTCGCGCGAGGTCGTCGTGACCCAGAGCGACCACGACGGCGCGCTCGCCTCGGCCGAGCGGTTCATGGGCGGTGAGGCCCGCATCGGCCTGCTGCACGCGGCGACGGTCGCCGAGGAGCATCGCGGCTGGCTGCTGGACCTGGAACGCTTCCACGTGATCAACGTGTCGCGGGGCTCGGGCGAGCGCGGCTTCGACATCACCGGGCACCGCTACTGGTTCAACCATCCCTGGGCCAGCTCCGATGTTGTGTTGTCGATCCGGACCGATCTCAGCCCGGCCGAGCGCGGGCTGGTGGGGACCGCTCCAGAGGACCAGCCCGATCGCGACCCCATCGTCTGGTCGATCCCCGCGGACTACCCCGACCGGCTGCGCGGCCTGGGCGCGGTGCGGGGCACGGCGCCGCTGCGCGAGTGGACGCCCGAGGCGGACCCGGTCCGCTAG